From a region of the Chrysemys picta bellii isolate R12L10 chromosome 7, ASM1138683v2, whole genome shotgun sequence genome:
- the LOC112060431 gene encoding uncharacterized protein LOC112060431 isoform X1: MVKAGGLEARTPGLYSQLQKSCVSSWLKQGGRLRVRTPSLRTCSVGVCCPFISLGLFQLRMGLDTTEMEPEMSTYGPFYPPCSMEAGDPVSTQGPYAALGQPCWGPEGNPAQQGQQPRAAGGPYGLWPQRIEPAHRRLDPFAQAFPNLPFGKPWVLGTQASRSQGCSLQEIMAQPPPIAPQEGYPPGSPLLLQLPGGQLEGSGPPLSYCSLPERQGQGGGGYGQQRKEPPLSCLYQENQSASYSPPEGYPGPAPQGLAGPETYAGLLGPPDWLPDAAPSLCCYQDTERYCKGLEFLPAGFAPWPGVSPGEPDSEVAAARLGHEQSPPLAGRTATPQVSGSSLASSYRGTPYWSRMHRARAPPHYTPPPMLNPLRRGTGLFAELSASLGGGSPDPLQHLDTPQINVGPAFQPALPVLRDPHLAQLDPPQAELAWRPWPGLEQDAETQRQVETLLDVACSSALPGGGTNQELALHCLCQAGGNVMVALETLLLRTPVWPKCHPLASYHYTGSDVWSTHERRLFSKAFALHRKDFAQIQRAVPSKRLAQCVEFYYLHKSRLRRSHKRSGAGSESGAIVGRAGPGQPPPTPELPQDSSPGSSFPCKRCGKTFYKIKSRNAHMKIHRQQDDWGGQGGMLGPGTLPAPHVGCPPWANTEPAEPVAEALACPGLGLLYGRDMEQLFM; the protein is encoded by the exons ATGGTTAAAGCAGGAGggttggaagccaggactcctgggctctattcccagctccagaAGAGCTGTGTCTCCAGCTGGCTAAAACAGGGTGGGAGGCTCAGAGTCAGGACCCCTTCGCTTAGAACCTGCTCTGTGGGGGTGTGTTGCCCCTTCATTTCTCTGGGTCTCTTTCAGCTCCGTATGGGACTCGACACCACAGAGATGGAGCCTGAGATGAGCACCTACGGCCCCTTCTATCCCCCTTGCAGCATGGAGGCCGGGGACCCTGTCAGCACGCAGGGGCCATATGCTGCCCTGGGCCAGCCCTGCTGGGGCCCTGAGGGGAACCCAGcccagcagggccagcagcccagggCAGCGGGGGGCCCCTATGGGCTCTGGCCCCAGAGGATTGAGCCAGCCCACCGCAGGCTGGACCCCTTTGCCCAAGCCTTCCCCAACCTGCCTTTCGGGAAGCCGTGGGTGCTGGGGACTCAGGCATCCaggagccagggctgcagcctgcaggagataATGGCCCAGCCGCCCCCTATTGCCCCACAGGAGGGATACccccctggcagccccctgctgctgcaACTCCCTGGAGGCCAGCTGGAGGGGTCAGGGCCTCCTCTGTCCTACTGCAGCCTCCCagagaggcaggggcagggcggaGGTGGATACGGGCAGCAGCGCAAGGAGCCCCCGCTTTCGTGTCTATACCAAGAGAACCAGTCTGCTAGCTACAGCCCCCCAGAAGGCTACCCGGGGCCCG CTCCCCAGGGGCTTGCAGGCCCTGAGACGTACGCTGGGCTCCTGGGCccccctgattggctccctgatgccgcccccagcctctgctgctACCAG GACACTGAGCGCTACTGCAAGGGGCTGGAGTTTCTCCCTGCTGGTTTTGCCCCATGGCCGGGGGTCTCCCCTGGGGAGCCAGATTCAGAGGTCGCTGCTGCCAGGCTAGGGCATGAGCAGAGCCCCCCACTGGCAGGCCGCACTGCCACCCCCCAG GTTTCTGGGAGCTCCTTGGCCTCCAGTTATCGAGGCACTCCTTATTGGAGCCGGATGCACCGGGCCAGGGCCCCCCCGCACTACACACCACCCCCCATGCTCAACCCGCTGCGCCGAGGCACTGGGCTGTTTGCTGAGCTGAGCGCCTCGCTAGGCG GTGGCAGCCCcgaccccctccagcacctggaCACCCC aCAGATAAACGTGGGCCCCGCATTCCAGCCGGCACTGCCAGTGCTGCGGGACCCACACCTGGCCCAGCTGGACCCCCCACAGGCTGAACTGGCCTGGAGGCCctggccagggctggagcaggatgcAGAGACCCAGCGCCAAG TGGAGACACTGCTGGACGTGGCTTGCTCCAGCGCCCTCCCCGGGGGTGGCACCAATCAGGAGCTGGCATTGCACTGCCTGTGCCAGGCTGGCGGGAATGTCATG GTTGCCTTGGAGACTCTGTTGCTGCGAACCCCAGTGTGGCCCAAATGTCACCCTCTGGCCAGTTACCATTACACAG gcagTGATGTGTGGAGTACCCACGAGCGCCGCCTCTTCTCCAAAGCCTTCGCCCTGCACAGGAAGGACTTTGCCCAGATCCAACGTGCG gtgcCCTCCAAGCGGCTGGCCCAGTGCGTGGAGTTCTATTACTTGCACAAGAGCCGGCTGCGGCGCAGTCACAAACGAAGTGGTGCCGGGTCAGAGTCGGGCGCCATCGTAGGCAGGGCCGGCCCCGGGCAG cccccaCCTACCCCAGAGCTCCCTCAGGACTCCTCCCCCGGCTCCAGCTTCCCCTGCAAACGTTGCGGCAA GACGTTCTACAAGATCAAGAGCCGAAATGCCCACATGAAGATCCATCGGCAGCAGGACgactggggtgggcaggggggaaTGCTGGGACCTGGcactctccctgcccctcatGTGGGGTGCCCCCCCTGGGCCAACACAGAGCCAGCCGAGCCCGTTGCTGAGGCCCTGGCCTGCCCCGGGCTGGGGCTGCTCTATGGGAGGGACATGGAGCAGCTCTTCATGTGA
- the LOC112060431 gene encoding uncharacterized protein LOC112060431 isoform X2 produces the protein MVKAGGLEARTPGLYSQLQKSCVSSWLKQGGRLRVRTPSLRTCSVGVCCPFISLGLFQLRMGLDTTEMEPEMSTYGPFYPPCSMEAGDPVSTQGPYAALGQPCWGPEGNPAQQGQQPRAAGGPYGLWPQRIEPAHRRLDPFAQAFPNLPFGKPWVLGTQASRSQGCSLQEIMAQPPPIAPQEGYPPGSPLLLQLPGGQLEGSGPPLSYCSLPERQGQGGGGYGQQRKEPPLSCLYQENQSASYSPPEGYPGPAPQGLAGPETYAGLLGPPDWLPDAAPSLCCYQDTERYCKGLEFLPAGFAPWPGVSPGEPDSEVAAARLGHEQSPPLAGRTATPQVSGSSLASSYRGTPYWSRMHRARAPPHYTPPPMLNPLRRGTGLFAELSASLGGGSPDPLQHLDTPQINVGPAFQPALPVLRDPHLAQLDPPQAELAWRPWPGLEQDAETQRQVETLLDVACSSALPGGGTNQELALHCLCQAGGNVMVALETLLLRTPVWPKCHPLASYHYTGSDVWSTHERRLFSKAFALHRKDFAQIQRAPPPTPELPQDSSPGSSFPCKRCGKTFYKIKSRNAHMKIHRQQDDWGGQGGMLGPGTLPAPHVGCPPWANTEPAEPVAEALACPGLGLLYGRDMEQLFM, from the exons ATGGTTAAAGCAGGAGggttggaagccaggactcctgggctctattcccagctccagaAGAGCTGTGTCTCCAGCTGGCTAAAACAGGGTGGGAGGCTCAGAGTCAGGACCCCTTCGCTTAGAACCTGCTCTGTGGGGGTGTGTTGCCCCTTCATTTCTCTGGGTCTCTTTCAGCTCCGTATGGGACTCGACACCACAGAGATGGAGCCTGAGATGAGCACCTACGGCCCCTTCTATCCCCCTTGCAGCATGGAGGCCGGGGACCCTGTCAGCACGCAGGGGCCATATGCTGCCCTGGGCCAGCCCTGCTGGGGCCCTGAGGGGAACCCAGcccagcagggccagcagcccagggCAGCGGGGGGCCCCTATGGGCTCTGGCCCCAGAGGATTGAGCCAGCCCACCGCAGGCTGGACCCCTTTGCCCAAGCCTTCCCCAACCTGCCTTTCGGGAAGCCGTGGGTGCTGGGGACTCAGGCATCCaggagccagggctgcagcctgcaggagataATGGCCCAGCCGCCCCCTATTGCCCCACAGGAGGGATACccccctggcagccccctgctgctgcaACTCCCTGGAGGCCAGCTGGAGGGGTCAGGGCCTCCTCTGTCCTACTGCAGCCTCCCagagaggcaggggcagggcggaGGTGGATACGGGCAGCAGCGCAAGGAGCCCCCGCTTTCGTGTCTATACCAAGAGAACCAGTCTGCTAGCTACAGCCCCCCAGAAGGCTACCCGGGGCCCG CTCCCCAGGGGCTTGCAGGCCCTGAGACGTACGCTGGGCTCCTGGGCccccctgattggctccctgatgccgcccccagcctctgctgctACCAG GACACTGAGCGCTACTGCAAGGGGCTGGAGTTTCTCCCTGCTGGTTTTGCCCCATGGCCGGGGGTCTCCCCTGGGGAGCCAGATTCAGAGGTCGCTGCTGCCAGGCTAGGGCATGAGCAGAGCCCCCCACTGGCAGGCCGCACTGCCACCCCCCAG GTTTCTGGGAGCTCCTTGGCCTCCAGTTATCGAGGCACTCCTTATTGGAGCCGGATGCACCGGGCCAGGGCCCCCCCGCACTACACACCACCCCCCATGCTCAACCCGCTGCGCCGAGGCACTGGGCTGTTTGCTGAGCTGAGCGCCTCGCTAGGCG GTGGCAGCCCcgaccccctccagcacctggaCACCCC aCAGATAAACGTGGGCCCCGCATTCCAGCCGGCACTGCCAGTGCTGCGGGACCCACACCTGGCCCAGCTGGACCCCCCACAGGCTGAACTGGCCTGGAGGCCctggccagggctggagcaggatgcAGAGACCCAGCGCCAAG TGGAGACACTGCTGGACGTGGCTTGCTCCAGCGCCCTCCCCGGGGGTGGCACCAATCAGGAGCTGGCATTGCACTGCCTGTGCCAGGCTGGCGGGAATGTCATG GTTGCCTTGGAGACTCTGTTGCTGCGAACCCCAGTGTGGCCCAAATGTCACCCTCTGGCCAGTTACCATTACACAG gcagTGATGTGTGGAGTACCCACGAGCGCCGCCTCTTCTCCAAAGCCTTCGCCCTGCACAGGAAGGACTTTGCCCAGATCCAACGTGCG cccccaCCTACCCCAGAGCTCCCTCAGGACTCCTCCCCCGGCTCCAGCTTCCCCTGCAAACGTTGCGGCAA GACGTTCTACAAGATCAAGAGCCGAAATGCCCACATGAAGATCCATCGGCAGCAGGACgactggggtgggcaggggggaaTGCTGGGACCTGGcactctccctgcccctcatGTGGGGTGCCCCCCCTGGGCCAACACAGAGCCAGCCGAGCCCGTTGCTGAGGCCCTGGCCTGCCCCGGGCTGGGGCTGCTCTATGGGAGGGACATGGAGCAGCTCTTCATGTGA
- the B3GAT3 gene encoding galactosylgalactosylxylosylprotein 3-beta-glucuronosyltransferase 3 isoform X5, whose translation MHGKDKKISQLLSEVKRLQARGKGPELEGQALPIIYAITPTYARLVQKAELVRISQTFLHVKNFHWIVVEDSPVKTQLVSELLAQSGLRFTHLHTETPKEHKRKESDPNWLKPRGVEQRNLALQWLRENRELSEEGVVYFADDDNTYSLRLFDEIRSTKRVSVWPVGLVGGLRFERPLVEKGRVVGFYTAWKPNRPFPMDMAGFAIALQLLLANREARFDLLAERGYLESSLLQSLVSIEELEPRADNCTKVLVWHTRSEKPKMKQEELLQKQGLGSDPSIEV comes from the exons ATGCATGGCAAGGACAAGAAGATCTCCCAGCTGCTGAGTGAGGTGAAGCGGCTGCAGGCACGAGGaaagggcccagagctggagGGACAGGCACTGCCCATCATCTACGCCATCACACCCACCTATGCCAG GCTGGTGCAGAAGGCTGAGCTGGTGCGCATCTCACAGACCTTCCTGCACGTGAAGAACTTCCACTGGATCGTGGTAGAGGACTCCCCAGTGAAGACCCAGCTGGTGTCGGAGCTGCTGGCCCAGAGCGGCCTGCGCTTCACCCATCTGCACACGGAGACACCCAAGGAGCACAAGCGCAAGGAGAGCGACCCCAACTGGCTGAAGCCCCGTGGCGTGGAGCAGCGTAACCTGGCCCTGCAGTGGCTGCGGGAGAACCGGGAGCTCAGTGAGGAGGGCGTGGTCTACTTCGCCGACGACGACAACACCTACAGCCTGCGCCTCTTCGATGAG atCCGCTCCACCAAGCGTGTCTCAGTTTGGCCCGTGGGGCTCGTGGGTGGCCTGCGCTTCGAGCGCCCCCTGGTGGAGAAGGGCAGGGTGGTGGGCTTCTACACAGCCTGGAAGCCCAACCGGCCCTTCCCCATGGACATGGCTGGCTTCGCTAttgctctgcagctgctgctggccaaTCGCGAGGCCCGGTTCGACTTGCTGGCTGAGCGTGGCTACCTGGAGAGCAGCCTGCTGCAGTCACTGGTCTCCATCGAAGAGCTGGAGCCTCGAGCTGACAACTGCACCAAG GTTCTGGTCTGGCACACACGGTCGGAGAAGCCCAAAATGaagcaggaggagctgctgcagaagcagggcctgggctctgacccaAGCATCGAGGTGTGA
- the B3GAT3 gene encoding galactosylgalactosylxylosylprotein 3-beta-glucuronosyltransferase 3 isoform X2, which produces MKVKLKNVFVIYFLVSVIGLMYALLQLGQPCDCSQHLRSASDLMHGKDKKISQLLSEVKRLQARGKGPELEGQALPIIYAITPTYARLVQKAELVRISQTFLHVKNFHWIVVEDSPVKTQLVSELLAQSGLRFTHLHTETPKEHKRKESDPNWLKPRGVEQRNLALQWLRENRELSEEGVVYFADDDNTYSLRLFDEIRSTKRVSVWPVGLVGGLRFERPLVEKGRVVGFYTAWKPNRPFPMDMAGFAIALQLLLANREARFDLLAERGYLESSLLQSLVSIEELEPRADNCTKVLVWHTRSEKPKMKQEELLQKQGLGSDPSIEV; this is translated from the exons ATGAAGGTGAAGCTGAAGAATGTGTTTGTCATTTACTTCCTAGTGTCGGTGATTGGGCTCATGTACGCGTTGCTGCAGCTGG GGCAGCCCTGCGACTGCTCCCAGCACCTGCGATCAGCCAGCGACCTCATGCATGGCAAGGACAAGAAGATCTCCCAGCTGCTGAGTGAGGTGAAGCGGCTGCAGGCACGAGGaaagggcccagagctggagGGACAGGCACTGCCCATCATCTACGCCATCACACCCACCTATGCCAG GCTGGTGCAGAAGGCTGAGCTGGTGCGCATCTCACAGACCTTCCTGCACGTGAAGAACTTCCACTGGATCGTGGTAGAGGACTCCCCAGTGAAGACCCAGCTGGTGTCGGAGCTGCTGGCCCAGAGCGGCCTGCGCTTCACCCATCTGCACACGGAGACACCCAAGGAGCACAAGCGCAAGGAGAGCGACCCCAACTGGCTGAAGCCCCGTGGCGTGGAGCAGCGTAACCTGGCCCTGCAGTGGCTGCGGGAGAACCGGGAGCTCAGTGAGGAGGGCGTGGTCTACTTCGCCGACGACGACAACACCTACAGCCTGCGCCTCTTCGATGAG atCCGCTCCACCAAGCGTGTCTCAGTTTGGCCCGTGGGGCTCGTGGGTGGCCTGCGCTTCGAGCGCCCCCTGGTGGAGAAGGGCAGGGTGGTGGGCTTCTACACAGCCTGGAAGCCCAACCGGCCCTTCCCCATGGACATGGCTGGCTTCGCTAttgctctgcagctgctgctggccaaTCGCGAGGCCCGGTTCGACTTGCTGGCTGAGCGTGGCTACCTGGAGAGCAGCCTGCTGCAGTCACTGGTCTCCATCGAAGAGCTGGAGCCTCGAGCTGACAACTGCACCAAG GTTCTGGTCTGGCACACACGGTCGGAGAAGCCCAAAATGaagcaggaggagctgctgcagaagcagggcctgggctctgacccaAGCATCGAGGTGTGA
- the B3GAT3 gene encoding galactosylgalactosylxylosylprotein 3-beta-glucuronosyltransferase 3 isoform X1, which produces MKVKLKNVFVIYFLVSVIGLMYALLQLGECWAERSSCGAGAELRAGQPCDCSQHLRSASDLMHGKDKKISQLLSEVKRLQARGKGPELEGQALPIIYAITPTYARLVQKAELVRISQTFLHVKNFHWIVVEDSPVKTQLVSELLAQSGLRFTHLHTETPKEHKRKESDPNWLKPRGVEQRNLALQWLRENRELSEEGVVYFADDDNTYSLRLFDEIRSTKRVSVWPVGLVGGLRFERPLVEKGRVVGFYTAWKPNRPFPMDMAGFAIALQLLLANREARFDLLAERGYLESSLLQSLVSIEELEPRADNCTKVLVWHTRSEKPKMKQEELLQKQGLGSDPSIEV; this is translated from the exons ATGAAGGTGAAGCTGAAGAATGTGTTTGTCATTTACTTCCTAGTGTCGGTGATTGGGCTCATGTACGCGTTGCTGCAGCTGGGTGAGTGCTGGGCTGAGCGTAGCAGCTGCGGTGCTGGGGCTGAACTCAGAGCAG GGCAGCCCTGCGACTGCTCCCAGCACCTGCGATCAGCCAGCGACCTCATGCATGGCAAGGACAAGAAGATCTCCCAGCTGCTGAGTGAGGTGAAGCGGCTGCAGGCACGAGGaaagggcccagagctggagGGACAGGCACTGCCCATCATCTACGCCATCACACCCACCTATGCCAG GCTGGTGCAGAAGGCTGAGCTGGTGCGCATCTCACAGACCTTCCTGCACGTGAAGAACTTCCACTGGATCGTGGTAGAGGACTCCCCAGTGAAGACCCAGCTGGTGTCGGAGCTGCTGGCCCAGAGCGGCCTGCGCTTCACCCATCTGCACACGGAGACACCCAAGGAGCACAAGCGCAAGGAGAGCGACCCCAACTGGCTGAAGCCCCGTGGCGTGGAGCAGCGTAACCTGGCCCTGCAGTGGCTGCGGGAGAACCGGGAGCTCAGTGAGGAGGGCGTGGTCTACTTCGCCGACGACGACAACACCTACAGCCTGCGCCTCTTCGATGAG atCCGCTCCACCAAGCGTGTCTCAGTTTGGCCCGTGGGGCTCGTGGGTGGCCTGCGCTTCGAGCGCCCCCTGGTGGAGAAGGGCAGGGTGGTGGGCTTCTACACAGCCTGGAAGCCCAACCGGCCCTTCCCCATGGACATGGCTGGCTTCGCTAttgctctgcagctgctgctggccaaTCGCGAGGCCCGGTTCGACTTGCTGGCTGAGCGTGGCTACCTGGAGAGCAGCCTGCTGCAGTCACTGGTCTCCATCGAAGAGCTGGAGCCTCGAGCTGACAACTGCACCAAG GTTCTGGTCTGGCACACACGGTCGGAGAAGCCCAAAATGaagcaggaggagctgctgcagaagcagggcctgggctctgacccaAGCATCGAGGTGTGA
- the B3GAT3 gene encoding galactosylgalactosylxylosylprotein 3-beta-glucuronosyltransferase 3 isoform X3 yields the protein MYALLQLGECWAERSSCGAGAELRAGQPCDCSQHLRSASDLMHGKDKKISQLLSEVKRLQARGKGPELEGQALPIIYAITPTYARLVQKAELVRISQTFLHVKNFHWIVVEDSPVKTQLVSELLAQSGLRFTHLHTETPKEHKRKESDPNWLKPRGVEQRNLALQWLRENRELSEEGVVYFADDDNTYSLRLFDEIRSTKRVSVWPVGLVGGLRFERPLVEKGRVVGFYTAWKPNRPFPMDMAGFAIALQLLLANREARFDLLAERGYLESSLLQSLVSIEELEPRADNCTKVLVWHTRSEKPKMKQEELLQKQGLGSDPSIEV from the exons ATGTACGCGTTGCTGCAGCTGGGTGAGTGCTGGGCTGAGCGTAGCAGCTGCGGTGCTGGGGCTGAACTCAGAGCAG GGCAGCCCTGCGACTGCTCCCAGCACCTGCGATCAGCCAGCGACCTCATGCATGGCAAGGACAAGAAGATCTCCCAGCTGCTGAGTGAGGTGAAGCGGCTGCAGGCACGAGGaaagggcccagagctggagGGACAGGCACTGCCCATCATCTACGCCATCACACCCACCTATGCCAG GCTGGTGCAGAAGGCTGAGCTGGTGCGCATCTCACAGACCTTCCTGCACGTGAAGAACTTCCACTGGATCGTGGTAGAGGACTCCCCAGTGAAGACCCAGCTGGTGTCGGAGCTGCTGGCCCAGAGCGGCCTGCGCTTCACCCATCTGCACACGGAGACACCCAAGGAGCACAAGCGCAAGGAGAGCGACCCCAACTGGCTGAAGCCCCGTGGCGTGGAGCAGCGTAACCTGGCCCTGCAGTGGCTGCGGGAGAACCGGGAGCTCAGTGAGGAGGGCGTGGTCTACTTCGCCGACGACGACAACACCTACAGCCTGCGCCTCTTCGATGAG atCCGCTCCACCAAGCGTGTCTCAGTTTGGCCCGTGGGGCTCGTGGGTGGCCTGCGCTTCGAGCGCCCCCTGGTGGAGAAGGGCAGGGTGGTGGGCTTCTACACAGCCTGGAAGCCCAACCGGCCCTTCCCCATGGACATGGCTGGCTTCGCTAttgctctgcagctgctgctggccaaTCGCGAGGCCCGGTTCGACTTGCTGGCTGAGCGTGGCTACCTGGAGAGCAGCCTGCTGCAGTCACTGGTCTCCATCGAAGAGCTGGAGCCTCGAGCTGACAACTGCACCAAG GTTCTGGTCTGGCACACACGGTCGGAGAAGCCCAAAATGaagcaggaggagctgctgcagaagcagggcctgggctctgacccaAGCATCGAGGTGTGA
- the B3GAT3 gene encoding galactosylgalactosylxylosylprotein 3-beta-glucuronosyltransferase 3 isoform X4 yields MYALLQLGQPCDCSQHLRSASDLMHGKDKKISQLLSEVKRLQARGKGPELEGQALPIIYAITPTYARLVQKAELVRISQTFLHVKNFHWIVVEDSPVKTQLVSELLAQSGLRFTHLHTETPKEHKRKESDPNWLKPRGVEQRNLALQWLRENRELSEEGVVYFADDDNTYSLRLFDEIRSTKRVSVWPVGLVGGLRFERPLVEKGRVVGFYTAWKPNRPFPMDMAGFAIALQLLLANREARFDLLAERGYLESSLLQSLVSIEELEPRADNCTKVLVWHTRSEKPKMKQEELLQKQGLGSDPSIEV; encoded by the exons ATGTACGCGTTGCTGCAGCTGG GGCAGCCCTGCGACTGCTCCCAGCACCTGCGATCAGCCAGCGACCTCATGCATGGCAAGGACAAGAAGATCTCCCAGCTGCTGAGTGAGGTGAAGCGGCTGCAGGCACGAGGaaagggcccagagctggagGGACAGGCACTGCCCATCATCTACGCCATCACACCCACCTATGCCAG GCTGGTGCAGAAGGCTGAGCTGGTGCGCATCTCACAGACCTTCCTGCACGTGAAGAACTTCCACTGGATCGTGGTAGAGGACTCCCCAGTGAAGACCCAGCTGGTGTCGGAGCTGCTGGCCCAGAGCGGCCTGCGCTTCACCCATCTGCACACGGAGACACCCAAGGAGCACAAGCGCAAGGAGAGCGACCCCAACTGGCTGAAGCCCCGTGGCGTGGAGCAGCGTAACCTGGCCCTGCAGTGGCTGCGGGAGAACCGGGAGCTCAGTGAGGAGGGCGTGGTCTACTTCGCCGACGACGACAACACCTACAGCCTGCGCCTCTTCGATGAG atCCGCTCCACCAAGCGTGTCTCAGTTTGGCCCGTGGGGCTCGTGGGTGGCCTGCGCTTCGAGCGCCCCCTGGTGGAGAAGGGCAGGGTGGTGGGCTTCTACACAGCCTGGAAGCCCAACCGGCCCTTCCCCATGGACATGGCTGGCTTCGCTAttgctctgcagctgctgctggccaaTCGCGAGGCCCGGTTCGACTTGCTGGCTGAGCGTGGCTACCTGGAGAGCAGCCTGCTGCAGTCACTGGTCTCCATCGAAGAGCTGGAGCCTCGAGCTGACAACTGCACCAAG GTTCTGGTCTGGCACACACGGTCGGAGAAGCCCAAAATGaagcaggaggagctgctgcagaagcagggcctgggctctgacccaAGCATCGAGGTGTGA